Proteins encoded together in one Desulfosporosinus meridiei DSM 13257 window:
- a CDS encoding HD domain-containing phosphohydrolase: MSIPDAILNKPSALTQDEWSIMKSHPGRGVEICSKLKFAREILPIIKYHHERFDGRGYPEGLKGGSIPFLARIVSVADTVDAITSPRSYRSQPRTMEQAIAELERCSGAQFDPVLVERFIGVYKSNAIEPLT; this comes from the coding sequence ATAAGTATTCCCGATGCTATTTTAAATAAGCCTTCTGCGCTAACCCAAGACGAATGGTCTATCATGAAATCTCATCCTGGACGTGGTGTGGAAATATGTTCTAAGTTAAAATTTGCTCGTGAAATTTTACCAATTATAAAATATCATCATGAGCGTTTTGATGGTAGAGGTTATCCAGAAGGCTTAAAAGGGGGTTCTATTCCATTTTTAGCCAGAATCGTAAGTGTTGCAGATACTGTTGACGCGATTACTTCCCCACGAAGTTATAGATCACAACCAAGAACAATGGAACAGGCAATAGCAGAATTGGAAAGATGTTCTGGTGCCCAGTTTGACCCTGTCCTGGTAGAGCGTTTTATTGGAGTCTATAAATCTAATGCCATTGAACCCTTAACGTGA
- a CDS encoding extracellular solute-binding protein, producing MRGKGLILFVVAAMLLLLPGCNLIHHDKEPLDPSKPVTVIVWHYYNGHIKDTFDALVANFNETVGVQRGIVVDAQSLGDVEQLANAVYDAANKNIGSQRLPDIFMAYPDNAYRIQTVTELANLEELFSKEELERYRAEFLKEGRFGKEQHLKILPIAKSSEILYVNKTFWDKFSQETGADIQKLKTWEGLIEISKLYREHTGKAFLGIDSSANYMLLSGMQLGTEIYSFEDDSVRLNFTENVAKTIWDYYYIPYIKGYFEKSGRFSSDDAKTGTVLAYTGSTAGSGYFPTEVTVQQDEVYPIEPMTLPYPYFSKGKPYAFQQGAGMCVTKSDKAHEFAAGVFLKWFTEPSQNIEFAVSTGYFPVMNESLNGKLLQEEQTKIGSSNRAIPEMIDSTLQMFQTHILYFNKPFKGSYEMRLLLESNLFNKITRDLELLDKRVANGEERTKVIDSLVSDSQFDRWYEQIKKEGSLILGE from the coding sequence ATGAGGGGAAAAGGGCTGATTCTATTCGTAGTAGCAGCAATGTTGCTACTCCTTCCCGGGTGTAATCTCATTCATCATGACAAAGAACCACTGGATCCTTCGAAACCGGTTACAGTTATTGTATGGCATTATTATAATGGTCATATCAAAGATACATTTGACGCCTTAGTGGCAAATTTTAATGAAACAGTAGGAGTGCAAAGAGGGATCGTCGTGGACGCACAAAGTTTAGGCGATGTAGAGCAACTTGCCAACGCAGTTTACGACGCTGCCAATAAAAATATTGGTTCTCAACGGTTGCCGGATATTTTTATGGCCTATCCCGACAATGCCTATCGAATCCAAACGGTTACCGAACTGGCAAATCTGGAGGAACTTTTCTCTAAAGAGGAATTAGAACGATACAGAGCAGAGTTCTTGAAGGAGGGGCGCTTTGGAAAAGAACAGCATTTGAAGATTCTCCCCATCGCCAAATCTTCTGAAATATTGTATGTTAACAAAACATTTTGGGACAAGTTTTCTCAAGAAACAGGTGCTGATATCCAAAAGTTGAAGACCTGGGAAGGCTTAATCGAGATTTCTAAATTGTATCGGGAACATACAGGCAAAGCATTCCTAGGTATCGATTCCAGCGCAAATTATATGCTTCTATCCGGAATGCAGCTGGGAACGGAAATCTACAGCTTTGAAGATGACTCAGTTCGCCTGAATTTTACTGAAAACGTGGCCAAGACTATCTGGGATTACTATTATATTCCTTACATAAAAGGTTATTTTGAAAAGAGTGGCCGTTTCAGCTCTGATGACGCAAAAACCGGCACTGTGCTGGCTTATACAGGTTCTACGGCTGGATCCGGTTACTTTCCCACGGAAGTGACGGTGCAGCAGGATGAAGTTTATCCCATTGAACCTATGACATTGCCTTATCCTTATTTTAGCAAGGGTAAACCCTATGCTTTTCAGCAAGGTGCTGGGATGTGTGTGACTAAGAGTGACAAGGCCCATGAGTTTGCTGCCGGGGTCTTTCTCAAGTGGTTTACGGAACCCTCACAAAACATCGAGTTTGCAGTTTCCACCGGTTATTTCCCGGTTATGAATGAATCGCTAAATGGGAAGCTGCTGCAGGAAGAACAGACAAAAATAGGTTCAAGCAATAGAGCTATCCCGGAGATGATAGACTCGACTCTTCAAATGTTTCAAACACACATCTTATATTTCAATAAACCTTTTAAGGGAAGCTATGAGATGCGATTGCTTCTGGAAAGTAATCTGTTCAATAAAATCACACGGGATCTGGAATTGTTGGATAAACGTGTCGCAAACGGAGAAGAGCGCACAAAAGTTATTGATTCTTTAGTTTCAGATTCTCAATTTGACAGGTGGTATGAGCAAATAAAAAAAGAAGGGTCTTTGATCTTGGGTGAGTGA
- a CDS encoding BMC domain-containing protein, whose product MKYFGEEALGLVETRGMVPAIQAADVMCKAADVVLVSYENVGSGLVTVMVKGSVAAVRSAVESGAAAAAAIGEVTASHVMPRPVSRVGKIVSVHDIDEE is encoded by the coding sequence ATGAAATACTTTGGGGAAGAAGCACTTGGTCTTGTGGAAACGAGAGGTATGGTGCCGGCAATTCAAGCAGCAGATGTTATGTGTAAAGCAGCTGATGTTGTTCTTGTTTCTTATGAAAATGTTGGTTCGGGACTTGTTACAGTGATGGTTAAAGGGAGCGTAGCCGCAGTGAGATCAGCTGTAGAAAGTGGTGCAGCGGCAGCAGCAGCCATAGGCGAAGTGACAGCCTCCCATGTGATGCCACGTCCCGTCAGTCGGGTAGGTAAGATTGTTTCGGTTCATGACATTGATGAAGAGTGA
- a CDS encoding acetaldehyde dehydrogenase (acetylating) has protein sequence MNRIDNDLLSVQEARILVENAREAQEILATFSQEMLDKIVGHMAETVYKYARELAVLSQEETGFGKWPDKLVKNIFASDFLYKKIRDMKVVGIISEDKENKTIDIGVPVGVIAALPPSTNPASTTIYKTLIAIKSGNAIVFAPHPKAKKTITKVLDILIRAAEEKGLPSGAIGYLRTIAVDGTVALMNHKDTSLILITGVPKMVKAAYTSGKPTIYGGPGNGPAFIERSADIRKAVADIVSSRTFDNGIVSASEQSIVAEDCIADEVRRELKKIGAYFMTGQEAEQLSKLFFRPDDSLNPEIVGKTAVELAGHIGICVPEDTKVLVSEQKFVSSANPYSREKLCPVLAFYVEKDWINACEKCIELLVNEGRGHTLIIHSKNEEVVREFALKKPVSRVLVNTPATLGGIGATTNLFPALTLGSGAAGGGFTSDNVSPMNLINIRKVGYGVRQLEDITNGTQVGKDAKVSKTSSLSDQSSTDLVELLEKLLKQLT, from the coding sequence ATGAATAGAATAGACAACGATTTGCTCTCCGTCCAAGAGGCTCGAATTCTTGTGGAAAATGCCCGTGAGGCTCAAGAGATACTGGCAACCTTCTCTCAGGAAATGTTGGACAAAATTGTCGGACATATGGCTGAAACGGTATATAAATATGCCAGAGAACTGGCAGTTCTGTCTCAGGAAGAAACAGGCTTTGGCAAGTGGCCGGACAAGCTAGTTAAAAATATTTTTGCCAGTGATTTTCTCTACAAGAAGATCAGGGATATGAAAGTTGTCGGTATTATCAGTGAAGACAAAGAAAATAAGACTATAGATATAGGCGTACCTGTTGGAGTTATTGCTGCCTTGCCACCTTCTACCAACCCTGCCTCAACCACAATATATAAAACCCTGATTGCCATAAAATCCGGCAATGCAATTGTTTTTGCACCTCATCCGAAAGCCAAAAAAACCATTACGAAGGTGCTTGATATATTAATTCGAGCCGCAGAGGAAAAAGGCTTGCCAAGTGGTGCCATTGGCTATCTGCGAACCATTGCTGTGGACGGAACAGTTGCTTTAATGAACCACAAAGACACATCGCTTATCTTAATTACGGGTGTGCCCAAGATGGTCAAGGCCGCATATACATCCGGAAAGCCAACGATTTATGGCGGGCCGGGCAATGGACCTGCGTTTATTGAACGTTCCGCAGATATAAGAAAGGCTGTAGCAGATATTGTCAGCAGCAGAACCTTTGATAACGGAATTGTCTCAGCATCGGAACAATCTATTGTAGCCGAAGACTGTATTGCCGATGAAGTAAGGCGTGAACTCAAGAAAATTGGCGCATACTTTATGACTGGACAGGAGGCAGAACAACTTAGTAAGCTGTTTTTTCGGCCTGATGACAGTTTGAATCCGGAGATTGTAGGAAAGACCGCTGTTGAGTTAGCTGGTCATATCGGTATCTGTGTTCCGGAAGATACCAAAGTGTTAGTTTCGGAACAAAAATTTGTTTCATCCGCTAATCCTTATTCAAGAGAAAAGCTTTGCCCGGTTCTGGCATTTTATGTAGAAAAAGATTGGATCAACGCTTGTGAAAAATGCATTGAATTGCTGGTCAATGAGGGGCGGGGACATACTCTGATTATTCATTCAAAAAATGAAGAAGTAGTTCGTGAGTTTGCCTTAAAAAAACCGGTATCAAGAGTGCTTGTAAATACTCCTGCCACCTTAGGCGGGATAGGAGCGACAACTAATCTCTTCCCGGCCTTAACCTTGGGTTCCGGAGCAGCAGGCGGTGGGTTCACTTCCGATAATGTAAGCCCAATGAACTTAATTAACATTCGAAAAGTCGGTTATGGCGTTCGACAGCTAGAGGATATAACCAATGGCACACAGGTGGGGAAAGACGCTAAAGTAAGTAAGACTAGTAGTTTGTCTGATCAGAGTTCCACTGATCTGGTTGAGCTGCTTGAAAAATTACTAAAACAACTCACCTAA
- a CDS encoding c-type cytochrome, translating into MKLRTLLLLSIPSFILFVGITLISARLPASMPEQAVAGKLIWQKNNCVSCHTLFGHGGYEADDLTHITATETSEYLINYLVQAPVMRPHKYARHPALDEIDAENLVNYLEFVHTIPTLGWPPQQEQVEDDS; encoded by the coding sequence TTGAAGTTACGCACTCTGTTATTACTAAGCATCCCGTCCTTCATATTATTTGTAGGAATTACCTTAATTTCAGCAAGGCTCCCAGCTTCCATGCCGGAACAAGCTGTGGCTGGAAAGCTCATCTGGCAAAAAAACAACTGCGTCAGCTGTCACACTTTATTTGGTCATGGTGGCTATGAAGCAGATGATTTAACACACATTACCGCTACGGAGACTTCTGAATACCTTATCAACTATCTTGTTCAGGCTCCTGTTATGCGCCCTCATAAATACGCCCGTCACCCGGCCTTGGATGAAATTGATGCCGAGAACTTAGTGAACTATCTGGAATTTGTACACACTATACCCACTTTGGGATGGCCTCCTCAACAAGAACAAGTGGAGGATGACTCATGA
- a CDS encoding diguanylate cyclase domain-containing protein, with amino-acid sequence MKEKLVMKKIGMDKKSILFRMTSFVIVLIVIQAILLTGTLIAGGVLSQAQENAYQSFYDKVHNRNDSVQREMKNRWTNMTPFINKFSRNLSDTSSSKAFFDESIDELINMLRTTQTTGAFIILKKEESEKYPALYIRDYDPLWNDYTSKDLYLLLGPSDLAKKQKIPMDQSWKYDMKFDESNREFFEKPFSKAPLTFNANLLGYWSPPFKLFPDDLPIITYTMPLFDADKVLRGVIGVEISVNYFDQFLPAIDLQPRDSMGYLIGYSNAGANKIEPILMVGALQKRMIRAEESFALTEVDKNRNIYRVENHNSEEKIYACLERIGLYKFNTPFEEESWYLVGLMTENHLLNYVHKIQQILGMSLLASIAIGIVGGYFISYRFTKPITQLVKQVRESANNKALRLNPTGLTEIDGLSSAMENANNELLESTVKMSKIIDLADFPIGVFEIKRDSSHVFMTDQLPSILEIDSALMSEIIQNKEKFIAHIKQKLNNPEKEDENVYQIGADPTKYVKVKLVKNENSTMGVVSDVTQEILEKNKIKMERDYDPLTMIYNRKAVQRRIENIIESASSQGTAALIMFDLDYLKQINDTYGHQWGDSYINRAVLHLSKIGGKSSVLGRRSGDEFVLFLFGFEDKDAIRMEMDNFYEGLTKDLNAFPDGSLKPITISGGLLWIEDWTLKYDDLLNKADQILYEAKSRKKGYYVESA; translated from the coding sequence ATGAAAGAAAAGCTTGTAATGAAGAAAATTGGGATGGATAAAAAATCAATATTATTTCGTATGACCAGTTTTGTTATTGTATTGATAGTTATTCAAGCAATTCTTTTGACAGGAACCTTGATAGCAGGAGGGGTGCTCAGTCAGGCCCAAGAGAATGCTTACCAGTCATTTTATGACAAAGTTCACAATCGTAATGATAGTGTCCAGAGGGAAATGAAAAACCGCTGGACTAATATGACACCCTTTATCAATAAGTTTTCCAGAAATCTCTCTGATACTTCATCGAGTAAGGCCTTTTTCGATGAATCAATTGACGAATTGATTAATATGCTGAGGACGACTCAGACCACGGGTGCCTTTATTATTTTGAAAAAAGAAGAATCGGAAAAGTATCCTGCCCTGTATATTCGTGACTATGATCCACTTTGGAATGATTATACAAGTAAAGATTTATACCTGCTTCTTGGGCCTTCAGATTTGGCAAAAAAACAAAAAATACCAATGGATCAATCCTGGAAATATGACATGAAATTTGATGAAAGCAACAGAGAGTTTTTTGAAAAGCCATTTTCTAAGGCTCCTCTAACCTTTAATGCCAACTTGTTGGGCTACTGGAGTCCTCCTTTTAAACTTTTTCCTGATGATTTGCCGATAATAACATACACAATGCCGCTTTTTGATGCGGATAAAGTTTTACGAGGTGTCATTGGTGTAGAAATATCTGTGAATTACTTTGATCAATTTTTACCCGCCATAGACTTACAGCCCAGGGATTCAATGGGCTATTTGATCGGCTACAGCAATGCAGGAGCTAACAAAATTGAGCCGATTTTAATGGTCGGTGCCTTACAAAAACGGATGATCAGAGCAGAGGAATCATTCGCCTTGACTGAAGTTGATAAGAATCGAAATATTTATCGTGTAGAAAATCACAATAGTGAAGAAAAGATATACGCTTGTCTGGAACGAATAGGACTTTATAAATTCAATACACCCTTTGAGGAAGAGTCTTGGTACTTAGTAGGCTTAATGACAGAAAATCATCTTCTTAATTATGTCCATAAAATCCAACAAATCCTAGGAATGTCCCTATTGGCATCCATTGCAATTGGAATAGTTGGAGGGTATTTCATCAGCTATCGATTCACAAAACCAATAACTCAACTTGTTAAGCAGGTGCGAGAAAGCGCTAACAACAAAGCACTTAGGCTTAACCCAACGGGGTTGACCGAAATTGATGGTTTGTCCAGCGCAATGGAAAATGCCAATAATGAATTGCTTGAGTCTACCGTCAAGATGTCAAAAATAATCGATTTGGCTGATTTCCCAATTGGTGTTTTTGAAATTAAACGTGATTCCAGCCATGTGTTCATGACGGATCAATTGCCATCAATTCTTGAAATAGACAGTGCTCTCATGTCTGAGATTATTCAGAATAAAGAGAAATTTATAGCACACATTAAGCAAAAACTCAATAATCCAGAAAAAGAGGATGAGAATGTTTACCAAATAGGTGCGGATCCCACTAAATATGTCAAAGTGAAGTTGGTAAAAAACGAGAATAGTACTATGGGTGTTGTAAGCGATGTAACACAAGAGATTCTGGAGAAAAACAAGATTAAAATGGAACGGGATTATGATCCCCTGACCATGATATATAATAGAAAGGCAGTTCAACGCCGCATTGAAAATATTATAGAAAGCGCCAGTTCACAGGGCACGGCCGCACTAATCATGTTTGATCTTGACTATCTTAAGCAAATCAATGACACTTATGGGCATCAATGGGGAGACTCGTATATCAACAGAGCGGTATTACATCTTTCTAAAATAGGAGGAAAATCCAGTGTTTTAGGGAGACGTTCCGGAGATGAATTTGTTCTTTTCCTATTTGGCTTTGAGGATAAGGATGCTATAAGGATGGAGATGGATAACTTTTACGAGGGCTTGACTAAAGATTTAAACGCATTTCCAGACGGTTCCCTCAAGCCAATAACGATTTCAGGCGGACTTTTATGGATTGAGGACTGGACCCTTAAGTACGATGATCTTCTGAACAAAGCGGATCAAATATTGTATGAAGCAAAAAGTAGAAAAAAAGGTTATTATGTTGAGAGCGCCTAG
- a CDS encoding FMN-binding glutamate synthase family protein → MQITITSSFWLLLLILLIALQLLLVIILITKPFLRYLIGLQIKGFSDRLLSDKYTQNLMELWPAGKRISVLNILEIGLRAQNGKIITRPLGSPKHFPGFDSLMFAPQIMTRLSLPEGTQIDMQVTIGPKAYKPMTLDIPIIIGAMAYGIALSEEAKRALARAAKTLKTSTCSGEGPFLPEERMEAGKYTLQISRWAWGARTQEQIDSADMLEVQMGQGSDMGAVTIDAVEFQGRAQELSGLAPDEMAIAFPAPPGVQKQRDWPNFMKSLREKANGIPIALKIMATGHLEDDLAAALKLKFDAVIIDGAQGGSHATTPIKQDDFGIPSLFALVRAVRFLEKERARDRISLIIAGGFFTPGECLKAMALGADAVYMATVPLLALTHSQVSKVIPWEPPTTLVFYDSPSKGKLDIEQAATSVVNVITSMVLEMEEGMRALGKASLKELNPDDLVALDSLSAEVTGVKRIY, encoded by the coding sequence ATGCAGATTACCATAACAAGTTCATTCTGGTTGTTGCTATTAATCCTGTTGATAGCTCTTCAATTACTTCTGGTAATTATCCTTATTACGAAACCCTTTTTGCGCTATCTAATAGGGTTGCAGATCAAGGGTTTTTCGGACAGACTCCTTTCTGATAAATATACTCAAAATCTCATGGAATTGTGGCCAGCAGGAAAACGAATTTCAGTTTTAAACATTCTGGAAATAGGCCTTCGTGCTCAGAATGGTAAAATCATAACCCGGCCTCTTGGTTCCCCTAAGCATTTTCCCGGCTTCGATAGTCTTATGTTTGCTCCACAGATTATGACAAGGCTCTCCTTACCTGAAGGTACTCAGATAGACATGCAGGTAACTATTGGTCCAAAAGCTTATAAGCCCATGACTCTCGATATCCCCATTATAATTGGGGCAATGGCTTATGGCATAGCACTCAGTGAAGAAGCCAAAAGAGCTTTAGCTAGAGCTGCTAAAACTCTAAAGACTTCCACCTGTTCTGGGGAAGGCCCCTTTCTGCCCGAGGAGCGAATGGAAGCAGGAAAATACACGTTGCAAATTTCCCGCTGGGCCTGGGGGGCTAGGACTCAGGAACAAATTGACTCTGCCGATATGTTGGAAGTTCAAATGGGGCAAGGTTCTGATATGGGGGCAGTCACTATCGATGCCGTAGAATTTCAAGGTCGGGCGCAAGAACTCTCGGGCCTAGCCCCTGATGAAATGGCTATTGCTTTTCCGGCACCTCCCGGTGTTCAAAAACAAAGAGATTGGCCTAATTTCATGAAAAGTCTACGGGAAAAAGCTAACGGCATTCCTATTGCCTTGAAAATTATGGCAACAGGACACCTTGAGGATGATTTGGCGGCTGCACTTAAACTAAAGTTTGATGCAGTTATTATTGATGGTGCCCAAGGCGGCTCCCACGCCACCACCCCCATTAAACAAGATGATTTTGGCATCCCCAGCCTGTTTGCTTTAGTTCGGGCTGTACGGTTTTTGGAGAAAGAACGCGCCCGAGACCGGATAAGCTTAATCATTGCCGGAGGGTTCTTTACTCCCGGAGAGTGTCTAAAGGCTATGGCTCTAGGTGCAGATGCAGTCTATATGGCTACTGTTCCTCTCCTAGCCCTGACTCATAGCCAGGTCAGTAAAGTAATACCCTGGGAGCCTCCTACGACATTAGTGTTTTATGACTCTCCCTCTAAGGGTAAACTTGATATTGAACAGGCAGCGACAAGTGTCGTTAACGTCATAACCTCTATGGTTTTAGAAATGGAAGAAGGCATGCGTGCCCTTGGAAAGGCGTCCTTAAAAGAGCTAAATCCTGATGACTTAGTTGCCTTAGATTCTCTGAGCGCCGAAGTAACTGGCGTGAAGCGAATATACTAG
- a CDS encoding cbb3-type cytochrome c oxidase subunit I yields MNQSIASKQKFLAQVISRRYCLSAVCLFALQSVVALMGALDLVISDLPSPIPFEYGRAIHLALADFWPLIGTMGMVYFFITAELNREIHSPRLARWQYWVVMLFTLSIFGTLALRLGNGREFLEGKPIFYLGICLALTLASYNLIRTLLTDRQNITPAAATMTVGMIFLLLLLLPNTITFSNPIVDEATKFWVVHLWEEMAFELTSVGFIATFFIVSGLANRTQIEKWLYLEAALAIVGGLYGTGHHYYWIGFPAVWLVLGSLVSLVEVIPVGMLVHMTYKGLKSKKIRSRREKLTLWLLLSSVFYHITGASLLGLFITIPWVNLYMHGTYFTSGHAHLALFGSLGFVVLAGCYYVLSQGSEPTLKEYKGGVLAVIILNIGLIIMSSALLAAGLKETYLWRVLGMDFMDVHLLLNPYLIVRVLGGTMFALGDLLLSWYIFKVWRATKSHK; encoded by the coding sequence ATGAATCAATCCATTGCCTCAAAGCAGAAATTTTTGGCCCAAGTAATTAGTCGTAGGTATTGTTTATCCGCAGTATGCTTATTTGCCCTGCAAAGCGTTGTGGCCTTGATGGGAGCACTGGATTTAGTGATATCCGATTTGCCTTCGCCTATCCCCTTTGAGTACGGAAGAGCAATTCATCTGGCTCTGGCAGATTTTTGGCCACTCATCGGTACTATGGGTATGGTTTACTTTTTCATCACGGCTGAGCTTAATCGGGAGATCCATTCTCCCAGGTTAGCCCGCTGGCAATACTGGGTAGTCATGTTATTTACCCTCTCTATCTTTGGAACCCTAGCCCTAAGACTAGGTAATGGCCGAGAATTCCTCGAAGGGAAACCCATTTTTTACCTCGGCATATGTCTGGCATTGACACTGGCCTCATACAATCTAATCCGAACCTTATTAACAGATAGACAAAACATTACTCCTGCTGCTGCGACTATGACTGTAGGAATGATCTTCCTGTTGTTGCTGTTGCTGCCTAACACAATCACTTTCAGCAACCCAATCGTAGATGAAGCAACCAAGTTCTGGGTTGTTCATTTATGGGAGGAAATGGCCTTTGAATTGACTTCCGTAGGTTTTATTGCCACCTTTTTCATTGTTTCTGGCCTAGCCAATCGTACACAAATTGAAAAATGGCTTTATTTAGAGGCTGCTTTAGCAATAGTCGGGGGGTTGTATGGTACCGGACATCATTATTACTGGATCGGGTTTCCTGCCGTTTGGTTAGTACTGGGCTCGTTAGTAAGTCTAGTAGAGGTTATTCCTGTGGGCATGTTGGTACATATGACTTATAAAGGTTTAAAATCAAAAAAAATTCGCAGTCGGCGAGAAAAGCTTACTCTGTGGTTGTTGCTTAGCAGCGTGTTTTATCATATTACGGGTGCATCACTTCTAGGCTTATTTATTACCATACCTTGGGTTAATCTTTATATGCACGGAACGTATTTTACATCTGGTCATGCTCATTTAGCCTTATTCGGAAGCTTAGGATTCGTAGTCTTAGCAGGGTGTTATTATGTCCTGAGCCAAGGGAGTGAACCAACACTCAAAGAGTATAAGGGCGGAGTTCTGGCCGTGATAATTCTCAATATTGGCCTGATAATCATGTCCTCAGCTCTACTGGCTGCTGGCCTCAAAGAGACTTATCTCTGGCGGGTCTTAGGTATGGATTTTATGGATGTCCATTTGCTCCTTAATCCCTATTTGATCGTGCGAGTGCTGGGTGGGACTATGTTTGCATTGGGGGATCTTCTTTTATCTTGGTACATTTTTAAGGTCTGGCGGGCGACAAAGTCTCATAAGTAG
- a CDS encoding BMC domain-containing protein: protein MDTNGALGFIETYGLVSVLEAADAMCKAADVELVGYENVASGLISVVIRGDVGAVKAAVEAGVKEASKVGKIYSSNVIARPHPDVEKIIARYVLDW, encoded by the coding sequence GTGGACACAAATGGTGCCTTAGGGTTCATAGAAACGTATGGCCTGGTTTCGGTGCTGGAGGCTGCAGATGCAATGTGCAAAGCAGCAGATGTGGAATTAGTAGGATATGAGAATGTGGCTTCCGGTTTGATTTCTGTAGTAATTCGCGGCGATGTGGGTGCGGTGAAAGCAGCAGTTGAAGCCGGCGTTAAAGAAGCTAGCAAAGTCGGAAAAATCTATTCCTCCAATGTCATTGCCAGGCCGCACCCTGACGTTGAAAAAATTATCGCCAGATATGTTCTTGATTGGTAA
- a CDS encoding choline kinase family protein, with translation MEMEELVQEKLRQAFHDEKIVFDKSRFAGGLTNYNYIMVINGIEYVIRQPGGMTEQIIDRKIERVNNHIASELGVNSDCIFFDESSGIKISTYIKNSCNMAQADPGSFRNLDSVCSIMKKIHSFPRGFTNHFDWQKELSKYEGIIQQLHGSFFFDYQYLKEQLIFFVQKNIESTILTPCHNDTVPENFIMDGNGRTYLVDWEYSGMNDPCWDVAAYILESKLTEEAIQYLVQNYFGYSLTTMEELKIKGFMMAQDLLWTVWALIRHYNGEDFLEYCCFRYERFRKNIRLVHQSPQCSIASMVTGSSDS, from the coding sequence ATGGAAATGGAAGAATTGGTTCAAGAAAAGCTGCGACAGGCTTTTCACGACGAAAAAATTGTGTTCGACAAATCAAGATTTGCCGGCGGGCTTACTAACTACAATTATATAATGGTTATTAATGGTATCGAGTATGTTATCCGGCAGCCTGGCGGTATGACCGAACAAATTATTGATCGTAAGATTGAAAGGGTCAATAACCATATTGCCTCAGAGTTAGGTGTGAACTCTGATTGCATTTTTTTTGATGAATCAAGCGGAATCAAGATAAGTACCTATATAAAGAATAGCTGTAATATGGCTCAGGCCGATCCCGGTTCTTTCCGCAACTTGGATTCGGTCTGCAGCATCATGAAAAAAATACATTCCTTTCCCAGAGGTTTTACAAATCATTTTGATTGGCAAAAGGAGCTTTCTAAGTACGAAGGGATCATCCAACAATTACACGGGAGTTTTTTCTTTGACTATCAATACTTAAAGGAACAGCTAATCTTCTTTGTCCAAAAAAATATCGAAAGTACAATTCTTACGCCATGTCACAATGACACAGTGCCGGAAAACTTTATTATGGATGGCAATGGCCGAACGTATTTGGTCGACTGGGAATATTCCGGAATGAACGATCCTTGCTGGGATGTAGCAGCCTATATTCTTGAATCAAAACTAACCGAAGAAGCTATCCAGTATTTAGTCCAAAACTACTTTGGCTATTCACTTACCACAATGGAGGAACTTAAAATAAAAGGGTTTATGATGGCCCAAGATTTACTTTGGACAGTTTGGGCCTTAATCAGACATTACAATGGCGAAGATTTTCTGGAATATTGTTGTTTTAGGTATGAGCGCTTTCGAAAAAATATCAGACTTGTCCACCAATCTCCCCAGTGCTCTATAGCCAGTATGGTTACGGGATCAAGTGATTCTTAG